Proteins encoded by one window of Desulfovibrio ferrophilus:
- a CDS encoding head-tail joining protein has protein sequence MDSLFADDLEFFFAGLDAQEVIVTLPDGSTRSFLGYLDAPFALHELGDGFALETAAHKLTCKASDAAGIMRGESTITVVGTEYDVTDVKPDGAGVTVIDLTKADAIVEVMS, from the coding sequence ATGGACTCCTTGTTTGCAGATGATCTTGAGTTCTTCTTCGCGGGGCTGGATGCTCAGGAAGTGATCGTGACCTTGCCGGACGGCAGTACGCGCAGCTTCCTGGGGTATTTGGATGCGCCGTTTGCCCTGCATGAGCTGGGAGACGGTTTTGCCCTGGAAACAGCCGCGCATAAATTGACCTGCAAAGCTTCGGACGCGGCGGGGATCATGCGGGGGGAATCCACCATCACCGTGGTCGGAACGGAATACGACGTCACGGACGTCAAACCCGACGGTGCCGGGGTGACGGTGATCGATCTTACTAAAGCCGATGCAATCGTGGAGGTCATGAGCTAA
- a CDS encoding DUF5675 family protein yields the protein MKTVFLTRSSTGEQGTFGSLAIAGQLLRTAELPDHGNRRNVSCIPVGDYPCHLVRSPRFGTVYLVGKVPGRTGVLIHGGNLAGDSNRGWRTHSHGCILPGLHHGRLGDQRAVLCSRPALSRFMAALGGQPFILKIREAFSHA from the coding sequence ATGAAAACGGTGTTTTTAACCCGCTCCAGCACGGGTGAGCAGGGGACGTTTGGCTCGCTGGCCATTGCGGGCCAGCTATTGCGCACGGCGGAACTGCCGGACCATGGCAATCGTCGCAACGTCTCCTGCATCCCCGTGGGGGATTATCCCTGCCACCTGGTGCGCTCCCCTCGGTTTGGAACGGTCTATCTCGTGGGGAAGGTGCCCGGGCGTACTGGGGTGCTGATCCACGGAGGCAATTTGGCGGGCGATTCAAATCGTGGTTGGCGTACCCATTCTCACGGCTGCATTTTGCCCGGTTTGCATCATGGTCGTCTGGGGGACCAGCGAGCCGTGCTTTGTTCGCGTCCTGCCTTGAGCAGGTTCATGGCGGCTTTGGGCGGCCAGCCTTTCATCCTCAAAATTCGGGAGGCTTTTTCCCATGCTTGA
- a CDS encoding major capsid protein, with translation MPTQLPLQFDARTLTEVITARKPLPGLFKELFFRTRNKLPSKFAELEVLVRGRTLVPFVTDYEGGTLSPKTKRELRTVKTPRMNPIERFSAPELIDVSRPGQGPYRNTPEDLDAAIEETIVRDLDAIKDDIELTIEFMCAQAVKGGLSVVQEGMKVLDIDFLMPAEHKIVLGDGVKWGQDGGDPEANFEDWAALILNAAGVGADVCVMGTNAWRAFKGNAKIKDDLDRRRIEIGSLSPDVNKLRKGEYNGLDIYSYGGEYEDFDGTVQHLLHPDYVLLGSTSAKCSIEFGVPEDLKNHGKPNEYFAKAWEEENPSAYWMGVESRPLPFPKQSGGFVYAKVL, from the coding sequence ATGCCCACTCAACTGCCTCTTCAGTTCGATGCCCGGACTTTGACCGAGGTCATCACCGCCCGCAAGCCGCTCCCGGGTCTGTTCAAGGAGCTATTCTTCCGTACCCGCAACAAGCTGCCCAGCAAGTTTGCTGAGCTGGAAGTGCTGGTTCGCGGCCGTACCCTGGTCCCCTTTGTGACCGACTACGAGGGTGGAACCCTGTCCCCCAAAACCAAGCGTGAGCTGCGCACGGTCAAGACTCCGCGCATGAACCCCATCGAACGTTTCTCCGCACCGGAGTTGATCGACGTCAGCCGTCCGGGTCAGGGACCCTATCGCAATACGCCAGAAGATCTGGACGCCGCCATCGAGGAGACCATCGTCCGCGACCTGGATGCCATCAAAGACGACATCGAACTGACCATCGAGTTCATGTGCGCCCAAGCGGTCAAGGGCGGATTGTCCGTTGTTCAGGAGGGGATGAAGGTCCTGGACATCGATTTTCTCATGCCCGCTGAGCACAAGATCGTGCTTGGTGATGGCGTGAAGTGGGGCCAGGACGGCGGCGATCCCGAAGCCAATTTCGAGGACTGGGCCGCGCTCATCCTGAATGCCGCCGGGGTGGGTGCGGATGTGTGCGTCATGGGCACCAACGCTTGGCGCGCTTTCAAGGGCAACGCCAAGATTAAGGACGATTTGGATCGCCGTCGCATCGAGATTGGGAGCCTTTCCCCGGACGTGAACAAGCTGCGCAAGGGTGAATACAACGGCCTGGATATCTACTCCTACGGCGGTGAGTACGAGGACTTCGATGGCACGGTTCAGCATCTGCTGCACCCTGATTATGTCCTGTTGGGCTCCACCTCTGCCAAGTGCAGCATCGAGTTCGGCGTGCCCGAGGATCTCAAGAACCACGGCAAGCCCAACGAGTATTTCGCCAAGGCCTGGGAAGAGGAAAATCCCTCCGCCTATTGGATGGGTGTCGAGTCCCGCCCGCTCCCGTTCCCCAAACAATCCGGCGGCTTTGTCTACGCCAAAGTGCTCTAG
- a CDS encoding head decoration protein, protein MHVASYQAPNFVGSHPAIMKHCVLASSGAEVDLVAGTVLGLVTATGKAVPWNPAAADGSEVAAVILVEDVRVPSAGDISANVYVHGEFRGKGLGWPDAATAEQKAAAVTALATKGLYVK, encoded by the coding sequence ATGCACGTTGCAAGCTACCAGGCCCCGAACTTTGTGGGCAGTCATCCTGCGATCATGAAGCATTGCGTGCTGGCCTCCAGCGGTGCGGAAGTGGATCTCGTTGCCGGAACGGTGCTCGGTCTTGTCACCGCCACAGGTAAAGCCGTGCCTTGGAACCCTGCCGCCGCTGACGGCAGTGAAGTTGCCGCCGTGATCCTGGTGGAGGACGTCCGTGTGCCCAGCGCGGGAGACATCAGCGCGAACGTATACGTGCATGGTGAGTTTCGGGGCAAAGGCCTCGGTTGGCCCGATGCCGCGACTGCCGAGCAAAAGGCCGCAGCCGTCACCGCCCTGGCTACCAAGGGCCTGTACGTCAAGTAA
- a CDS encoding S49 family peptidase: MFELLGQRLWAVAPSAVERIYLETRHPSAGAGLFGRQSEQARASYDVISGVAVINIQGVLSKRGGWWAQGYEQIREDIQAALADSSVRSLLLNVDSPGGGADGVKVLADWIYSVRDEKPMCAYADGTMMSAAYWIGAATGKIYAPKTAEVGSVGVVMQHLDWSKYNDQLGVNVTYVHAGKWKVVGNPDNPLSEEDQACLQEQCTTLYSLFTEDVAQGMGLDASGVDQWADGKTFFAEKALELGLVSGIVAGREELIERLTQESSPMTRKELEAQHPELLAQIETEAKDGAQEQGRKQAMAEAATLIRTVAGDEAADRFQALADAGVSSVQLEALAPLLAASAQKPEDEGGDESESRKQILQALHDSGPSPVHATRQPQPETPDMKRAASAERMKKLERR; this comes from the coding sequence ATGTTTGAGCTTTTGGGGCAGCGCTTGTGGGCGGTCGCGCCCAGCGCCGTGGAACGTATCTATCTTGAAACCCGCCATCCCTCGGCTGGTGCGGGCCTGTTTGGTCGTCAGTCCGAGCAGGCTCGCGCCTCTTATGACGTCATCAGCGGCGTGGCCGTGATCAACATCCAAGGTGTGCTGTCCAAGCGCGGCGGCTGGTGGGCACAGGGCTACGAGCAGATTCGCGAGGATATCCAAGCGGCTCTAGCTGATAGCTCAGTGCGTTCTCTTCTGCTGAATGTGGATAGCCCCGGCGGTGGTGCCGACGGCGTGAAGGTCCTAGCTGACTGGATCTATTCGGTCCGGGACGAAAAGCCCATGTGTGCCTATGCCGACGGCACCATGATGTCCGCCGCGTACTGGATCGGCGCGGCCACGGGCAAGATTTACGCACCCAAGACTGCCGAGGTAGGTTCCGTGGGTGTGGTCATGCAGCACCTGGATTGGTCCAAGTACAACGACCAGCTCGGCGTGAACGTCACTTACGTCCATGCGGGCAAATGGAAGGTTGTGGGCAACCCGGACAACCCCTTGTCCGAGGAAGATCAAGCCTGCCTGCAGGAACAATGCACCACCCTCTACAGCCTGTTCACTGAGGACGTTGCCCAGGGCATGGGCCTTGATGCCTCGGGCGTGGACCAGTGGGCGGACGGCAAAACATTTTTCGCTGAAAAGGCCCTGGAATTGGGGCTTGTCAGCGGCATCGTCGCAGGCCGTGAAGAACTCATCGAACGTCTAACACAGGAGTCATCTCCCATGACCAGAAAGGAGCTGGAAGCCCAGCATCCGGAGCTGCTCGCGCAGATCGAAACAGAGGCCAAAGACGGCGCGCAGGAACAGGGCCGAAAGCAGGCCATGGCCGAAGCCGCCACCCTGATCCGCACCGTGGCCGGTGACGAAGCCGCCGACCGTTTTCAGGCGCTGGCCGATGCCGGGGTTTCCTCCGTACAGCTCGAAGCCCTTGCGCCGTTGCTCGCTGCATCCGCGCAGAAGCCCGAGGACGAAGGCGGGGACGAAAGCGAGTCACGCAAACAGATTTTGCAGGCCCTGCATGACAGCGGCCCGTCCCCCGTCCATGCCACCCGGCAGCCCCAGCCTGAGACCCCCGATATGAAGCGGGCGGCCTCGGCTGAACGCATGAAAAAACTGGAAAGGAGGTAG
- a CDS encoding phage portal protein, whose amino-acid sequence MRAPALTRKRSLRMASALGRSMPSISRDAGRHRGTLSNYRPTRTTISHEAFERGTAQTRSEDLTANDWAAASVVDSMTVNTVGSGIKPQARVNWKRLGISQEAAKDLNEQMEWAWRLWSAEAHVSGKLHFDDLVFLGMRSLLRMGELVHLPLMLDDPGRTFSLAFQDVHPARLCTPSDRTMDTSLRDGVELSPIGRPLAYWIASPEPSRGVGLNQPFSLLGSAHFVRRPALTGHRPGVFHCFRAEEDEQVRGVPKLAPGMKLFRHLNDSFDYELMAQIVSASFPVFIATKDPQAVARQWAQPQPVEGEEDQRRYFQNLPPGTVAYGNPGEEPIPIESKRPGNNFTSFAELIMRSMAASVGMPYEVLAKDFSKTNYSSARAALLEAWRIFMLYRTWLVRHYCQPIWSMIQEEAWLRGIITLPQGAPDFYDAMAAYTNATWIGPARGYVDPVKEVVASTKALEARLTTYADVIAERGGDIEEVWDQREAEEARLRELDSKQQEIADV is encoded by the coding sequence ATGAGGGCACCGGCGCTGACTCGCAAGCGCTCCCTGCGCATGGCCTCCGCCCTTGGTCGCTCCATGCCGTCTATCTCGCGCGACGCCGGGCGGCATCGCGGTACCCTCAGCAACTACCGTCCCACCCGCACGACCATTTCCCACGAGGCTTTCGAGCGTGGCACCGCGCAGACCCGCTCCGAGGATTTGACCGCCAACGATTGGGCTGCCGCTTCGGTTGTCGATTCCATGACCGTGAATACGGTCGGCTCAGGCATCAAGCCCCAGGCGCGAGTGAATTGGAAGCGCTTGGGTATCTCGCAGGAAGCCGCCAAAGACCTAAACGAGCAGATGGAGTGGGCCTGGCGACTGTGGTCTGCTGAGGCGCACGTCTCGGGTAAGCTCCATTTTGACGACCTTGTCTTTCTGGGCATGCGCTCGCTGTTGCGCATGGGCGAGCTGGTGCATCTGCCGCTGATGCTCGATGATCCGGGCCGTACCTTTTCTCTGGCGTTTCAGGATGTGCATCCGGCGCGTCTTTGTACCCCCTCCGACCGCACCATGGATACGTCCCTTCGAGACGGCGTGGAGCTGTCGCCCATCGGCCGTCCCCTTGCCTATTGGATTGCCAGCCCTGAGCCGAGCCGGGGAGTGGGCCTGAACCAACCATTCTCCCTCCTTGGTTCGGCCCACTTTGTCCGGCGTCCGGCGCTGACCGGGCACCGCCCTGGCGTGTTCCACTGCTTCCGAGCGGAGGAGGACGAACAGGTGCGCGGTGTGCCCAAGCTCGCCCCGGGCATGAAGCTGTTCCGGCATCTGAACGACTCCTTCGACTACGAGCTCATGGCGCAGATCGTCTCCGCGTCCTTCCCGGTGTTCATCGCCACCAAGGACCCCCAAGCCGTTGCTCGCCAGTGGGCGCAGCCCCAGCCAGTGGAAGGCGAAGAGGATCAGCGTCGTTATTTCCAGAATCTTCCCCCCGGCACGGTCGCCTATGGCAATCCGGGTGAAGAGCCCATCCCCATCGAAAGCAAACGGCCCGGCAACAACTTCACCTCGTTTGCCGAGCTGATCATGCGTTCCATGGCCGCTTCTGTGGGCATGCCCTACGAGGTCCTGGCCAAGGATTTTTCCAAGACCAACTATTCCTCCGCCCGGGCCGCATTGTTGGAGGCCTGGCGCATCTTCATGCTCTACCGCACCTGGCTGGTGCGTCATTATTGCCAGCCCATCTGGAGCATGATCCAGGAAGAAGCCTGGCTGCGCGGCATCATCACGCTGCCCCAGGGCGCTCCCGATTTTTATGACGCGATGGCTGCCTACACCAACGCCACCTGGATTGGCCCCGCTCGTGGGTATGTGGATCCGGTGAAGGAAGTCGTGGCCTCGACCAAGGCCCTGGAGGCCCGCTTGACCACTTACGCCGACGTTATTGCCGAACGCGGTGGCGATATCGAGGAGGTCTGGGACCAGCGCGAAGCCGAAGAAGCCCGCCTGCGTGAACTGGATAGCAAGCAACAGGAGATCGCCGATGTTTGA